Proteins encoded in a region of the Stieleria neptunia genome:
- a CDS encoding matrixin family metalloprotease, which yields MKRRQQRKRRLSLQPLETRRVLAASLGWDGAGLGSAELTYTINGSPSSLSQAETTAAIETALDVWSSAADITFTPTDEVGLRDSIDISFVNIDGTAGTLAQAYFPDDVNPARIAGDIQFDVSEAWEVGNALGNSAFDLVWVAVHEIGHSLGLDHTDSVASVLAPFVSPSQSFTSLSSVDVAAIQDLYAAAGIDTTDSIDTPEVDGETTDEPTVETPTDSDDSGDRDDNPFPRNRWRRGGRWRPFGDRLDAQQVDFNYTNPTDVNGDNTTTPLDALMVINQLDRASSNALTDLSELETVGLCDVNGDNSITALDALTVINALNNGSTETLDSVAAADELENAEQLQESDDFDEVDALDVGDDPEDSDELEDSMEVEEGDEVDSDEVDSDEVDSDEVDSDEVDEGTELIDEGGLVDQSDDDADEQGQSDHGHHLVGLFPGRLFGGETEVFVARFDADEDGALSEAEVSERLWEKLITLEADGDGDGLVTLDEIDSALMAFQLEAFNEQDSDGDGLLTETEIGERPWQKISAADADDDGGVSFDELQAFRDLASESDEFVHRGHRHHLPSDAVFSSLGRTRGGQFRARRAFR from the coding sequence ATGAAACGCCGCCAACAAAGAAAACGTCGCCTGTCCCTCCAGCCGCTTGAAACGCGACGCGTGCTGGCGGCCAGTTTGGGATGGGATGGTGCCGGATTGGGAAGCGCCGAACTGACCTACACGATCAACGGATCACCGAGTTCACTCTCGCAAGCCGAAACCACGGCGGCCATCGAAACCGCGCTCGACGTCTGGTCCAGCGCCGCGGACATCACGTTCACGCCCACCGACGAGGTGGGCTTGCGCGATTCGATCGACATCTCGTTTGTCAACATTGACGGCACCGCCGGCACACTCGCCCAAGCCTACTTTCCCGACGACGTGAACCCGGCCCGGATTGCCGGTGACATTCAGTTCGACGTGTCCGAAGCTTGGGAGGTGGGAAACGCGCTGGGCAACAGCGCGTTCGATCTCGTCTGGGTCGCCGTTCACGAAATCGGTCATTCGCTCGGACTCGATCACACCGATTCGGTCGCCAGCGTGTTGGCCCCGTTCGTTTCGCCCAGTCAATCGTTCACCAGTCTGAGCAGTGTTGACGTTGCCGCGATCCAGGACCTGTACGCCGCCGCCGGCATTGACACGACCGACAGCATTGACACGCCGGAAGTCGATGGTGAGACGACCGACGAACCGACAGTCGAAACCCCGACCGACAGCGATGATAGCGGAGATCGCGATGACAACCCGTTCCCGCGAAACCGCTGGCGGCGCGGCGGGCGCTGGCGTCCGTTCGGTGATCGACTGGATGCCCAGCAAGTGGATTTCAACTACACCAATCCGACCGACGTCAATGGAGACAACACGACCACTCCGCTGGATGCGTTAATGGTCATCAACCAGCTCGATCGGGCATCTTCAAACGCCCTGACGGACTTGTCGGAACTCGAAACCGTCGGCTTGTGTGACGTCAATGGAGACAACTCGATCACGGCTCTGGATGCCTTGACGGTTATCAACGCGCTCAACAACGGCAGCACGGAAACGCTCGATTCGGTCGCCGCAGCAGACGAATTGGAGAACGCGGAACAACTGCAGGAAAGTGACGATTTCGACGAGGTGGACGCATTGGATGTAGGCGACGATCCGGAAGATTCCGACGAACTGGAGGACAGCATGGAGGTCGAGGAGGGGGATGAAGTAGACAGCGATGAAGTAGACAGCGATGAAGTAGACAGCGATGAAGTAGACAGCGATGAAGTAGACGAGGGCACCGAGCTGATTGACGAGGGCGGTTTGGTGGACCAGAGCGATGACGACGCGGACGAACAGGGCCAGTCCGATCACGGACACCATCTCGTCGGATTGTTCCCGGGACGTCTGTTCGGAGGTGAAACCGAAGTGTTCGTCGCCCGGTTTGATGCCGACGAAGACGGCGCGCTCTCGGAAGCGGAAGTGTCCGAGCGGCTCTGGGAAAAACTGATCACTCTGGAAGCCGATGGCGACGGCGACGGACTCGTGACCCTGGACGAAATCGACTCCGCCCTGATGGCGTTTCAGCTGGAAGCCTTCAACGAACAAGACAGCGACGGCGACGGGCTGTTGACCGAGACCGAAATCGGCGAGCGGCCCTGGCAAAAGATCTCGGCCGCGGATGCGGATGACGACGGTGGCGTGTCGTTTGATGAGCTACAGGCATTCCGCGATCTGGCGAGTGAATCGGACGAGTTTGTGCATCGGGGGCATCGCCACCACCTTCCATCCGATGCAGTGTTTTCTTCTTTGGGGCGAACCCGTGGCGGTCAATTCCGAGCCCGTCGAGCGTTTCGCTGA
- a CDS encoding sigma-70 family RNA polymerase sigma factor, with protein sequence MVATDSPSPTYSANTPPPVEPGDEAGFAELLASARNGDRDALGQLLQWYANYLTILASTQLDRRLRRRLNPSDIVQEAMLAAHQDFADFRGTSQGELLCWLRTILIHTLHRSFKRHVKVEKRDIRREVSLEAASNRLENSAGNLAAILPAGGPSPSSPLQARENAVILADQLSRLKPHYREVIVLRVLQGLSFDEIAQRMDRKCGAVRMLWLRALESFKTTEAMH encoded by the coding sequence ATGGTCGCCACCGACTCCCCCAGCCCAACGTATTCAGCCAACACCCCACCCCCCGTGGAGCCGGGCGACGAGGCTGGTTTTGCCGAGCTGCTCGCCAGCGCACGCAACGGCGACCGCGACGCGCTCGGCCAGTTGCTGCAATGGTATGCCAACTACTTGACCATCCTGGCCAGCACCCAACTGGACCGTCGGTTGCGCCGTCGACTGAACCCGTCGGACATCGTTCAAGAAGCGATGTTGGCGGCCCACCAGGACTTTGCGGATTTTCGGGGGACCAGCCAAGGCGAATTGTTGTGTTGGTTGCGGACGATCCTGATCCACACGCTTCACCGCAGTTTCAAACGCCATGTCAAAGTTGAAAAGCGTGACATCCGCCGCGAGGTATCGTTGGAAGCGGCCAGCAATCGATTGGAGAACTCTGCCGGTAACCTGGCCGCAATCTTGCCCGCCGGCGGCCCCTCGCCCAGTTCACCGCTGCAGGCCCGCGAAAACGCGGTGATCTTGGCCGACCAGCTCAGTCGTCTCAAGCCCCACTACCGCGAAGTCATCGTGCTCCGCGTCTTACAAGGTCTCTCCTTCGACGAGATCGCCCAACGGATGGATCGCAAGTGCGGCGCCGTTCGAATGCTTTGGCTGCGGGCGTTGGAAAGTTTTAAGACAACGGAGGCGATGCATTGA
- a CDS encoding serine/threonine-protein kinase — MVALNHSEIDATGAEPSMLQGLTEDQQSRLTELLDQYLLALENGERMDVRQVNQDNPDLADVFAAYLEKLDALYGVSPGFQDPSRADSPEQQRKMTLGDFTIQREIGRGGMGIVYEASQKSLDRRVAIKLLPLASLLDARQIARFKNEAHAAGLLQHPNIVPIYSVGSERGVHYYAMQFIDGESIDAKVTSARHDATHRIEARTSQTIRWAIDIAGALQVAHENGVVHRDVKPSNLMLDQSGKIWITDFGLARCQTDVTLTRSGDVIGTMRYMSPEQARGESALIDGRADIYSLAATLYEMLTLRPAHDADDAPTILKQIDQHDVTPLRSLRPDLPRDLETVIAKAMSKRREDRYDTAEDFASDLNRVLEGRPTVARPPSIADRVARLAAKHRSVVMTGALVVMLGFVGSAIATAKLAAAKQVSDASARRASKGEALARDVVDRFGSQLPELLSGIPAADPVRRQFLVETLDYYQRFAAEAKDDPELREDLAVTLGKIGSLQSELGENDKAIDSLARSESLYAELADQPTASDATLLDWSTSQNNLAQAFVRGGKLEDAARYFARAIVTQKRIVRRAAGAQNQTARLALATSLNNLGLLLNQTEANEKAEETYLEAIRLLTENGPPKSLESQQQLAAVRTSLSGLLTTTSPERAVVYAREALSGQLDALQADRGNAKLATQTIVTLNTLGAAQSAAQQNAAAIDTFNRAIEIGNELLTRWPEQATYRRDLVLSYNHLGLALSKADQRVAALAAFDQALALGRPLADRFLDDAETQSMIGAVLNNLGFLHQQLGDRVAAAQAYHEAIERQSTAVRLAPEVARFHDYLKKHQSNYRSVAATPADLGRAAS, encoded by the coding sequence ATGGTGGCACTGAATCATTCCGAAATCGACGCCACCGGCGCGGAGCCTTCGATGCTTCAGGGTTTGACCGAAGACCAGCAATCGCGTTTGACCGAATTGCTCGATCAATACTTGCTCGCGCTGGAAAACGGCGAACGCATGGATGTCCGTCAAGTCAACCAGGACAATCCGGACCTGGCCGACGTCTTCGCCGCCTACTTGGAAAAGCTCGATGCGTTGTATGGCGTGTCTCCCGGTTTCCAAGATCCGAGTCGTGCCGATTCGCCAGAGCAACAACGCAAGATGACGCTCGGAGATTTCACGATCCAACGTGAAATCGGACGCGGCGGCATGGGGATCGTCTATGAAGCCAGTCAAAAATCGCTCGACCGCCGGGTGGCAATCAAGCTCTTGCCGCTCGCATCACTTCTCGACGCCCGGCAAATCGCCCGGTTCAAGAATGAAGCCCACGCGGCAGGCTTGCTTCAGCATCCCAATATCGTGCCGATCTACAGCGTCGGCAGCGAGCGGGGGGTTCATTACTATGCGATGCAGTTTATTGACGGAGAGTCGATCGACGCAAAGGTGACGTCGGCCCGCCATGATGCAACACATCGAATCGAGGCCCGCACGTCGCAAACCATCCGCTGGGCGATCGACATCGCCGGGGCATTGCAGGTCGCGCATGAGAACGGGGTGGTCCACCGCGACGTCAAACCGTCCAACTTGATGCTCGACCAATCTGGGAAAATCTGGATCACCGATTTCGGACTCGCCCGTTGTCAAACCGACGTGACGTTGACGCGATCGGGTGATGTGATCGGCACGATGCGCTACATGAGTCCCGAACAGGCGCGCGGGGAGTCGGCGTTGATCGACGGACGGGCCGACATCTACTCGCTCGCGGCAACCCTGTACGAGATGCTGACCTTGCGTCCGGCTCACGACGCCGACGATGCACCGACGATTCTGAAACAGATCGACCAACACGACGTCACGCCGCTGCGCAGCCTGCGGCCTGATCTGCCACGGGATTTGGAAACCGTGATCGCCAAAGCGATGTCAAAGCGTCGCGAGGATCGCTACGACACCGCCGAAGACTTTGCCAGCGACTTGAATCGCGTTTTGGAGGGCCGACCGACCGTCGCTCGGCCTCCCTCGATCGCCGACCGTGTCGCTCGTCTGGCCGCCAAACATCGCAGTGTGGTGATGACCGGTGCTCTGGTCGTGATGCTGGGTTTTGTCGGTTCGGCAATCGCGACGGCCAAGCTGGCTGCCGCCAAGCAGGTCTCTGATGCAAGCGCCCGTCGCGCCAGCAAGGGCGAAGCACTCGCCCGCGATGTCGTCGACCGATTTGGTTCACAGTTGCCCGAACTGCTCTCCGGTATCCCCGCCGCGGACCCCGTCAGACGTCAGTTCCTGGTCGAAACGCTGGACTACTATCAGCGGTTTGCCGCTGAAGCCAAAGACGATCCGGAACTACGCGAAGACCTCGCCGTGACGCTCGGAAAAATCGGTTCCCTGCAGTCCGAACTGGGCGAAAACGACAAGGCAATCGACTCCCTGGCTCGCAGTGAATCGCTCTATGCCGAGCTCGCCGACCAGCCAACGGCAAGCGATGCAACCTTGCTCGACTGGTCAACCAGCCAAAACAATTTGGCCCAGGCATTTGTCCGCGGCGGCAAGCTCGAAGACGCAGCGAGATACTTCGCCCGCGCCATCGTCACACAAAAACGCATTGTGCGGCGAGCGGCCGGCGCGCAAAATCAAACCGCCAGGCTGGCCTTGGCGACCAGTCTGAACAACTTGGGCTTGCTGCTGAACCAGACCGAAGCCAACGAAAAAGCCGAAGAAACCTACCTCGAAGCGATCCGTTTGCTCACCGAAAACGGTCCGCCGAAAAGCTTGGAGAGCCAACAACAGCTCGCCGCGGTCCGAACCAGTCTCAGCGGCTTGTTGACCACCACGTCACCGGAGCGCGCGGTCGTCTACGCACGGGAAGCACTTTCGGGACAACTCGATGCCCTTCAGGCCGACCGAGGGAACGCGAAATTGGCGACGCAAACGATCGTCACGCTCAACACACTCGGTGCGGCTCAATCGGCTGCCCAGCAAAACGCCGCGGCGATCGACACGTTCAATCGTGCCATCGAAATCGGCAACGAACTGCTCACCCGATGGCCCGAACAGGCCACCTATCGTCGCGATTTGGTACTCAGCTACAACCATCTGGGGCTGGCGCTGTCCAAAGCCGACCAACGTGTCGCTGCACTGGCCGCGTTTGACCAAGCGCTCGCCCTCGGCCGACCGCTCGCGGATCGATTCCTCGATGATGCCGAGACTCAAAGCATGATCGGAGCCGTGTTGAACAACCTCGGTTTCCTACACCAACAACTCGGTGATCGCGTGGCGGCCGCCCAGGCCTATCACGAAGCCATCGAGCGGCAGTCGACCGCGGTTCGGTTGGCCCCCGAAGTCGCACGCTTCCACGATTACCTGAAAAAGCATCAAAGCAACTACCGATCCGTCGCCGCCACGCCCGCAGATCTTGGGAGGGCGGCATCATGA
- a CDS encoding DUF6786 family protein, which translates to MNQTFHDDLEFLERHTPIVVLQRDEAAVAIAPDYQGRVMTSTFDQDQGPSFGWINRKVIQAGLLSDPQRKGKLEEHIYIFGGEERFWLGPEGGQFALFFKPGTKFEFSDWTTPPAIDTEPFELIAKSNHSAEFKRDCELTNYSGTTFSMGIERTIRLLDEEAIADALQSQSVPSDVQVVAYESDNRLTNRGDQAWKPETGLPSIWLLGMYNPSPQTTVVIPFKSGPEETLGPKVNDTYFGKVPPEYLTVEQDVLFFKGDGTRRGKIGITPERSKGIAGSYDADGKVLTIVTYNVQAAPQGFVNSMWEHQAEPYQGDVINSYNDGSPAPGEPPLGPFYELETSSPAAALAPGETMRHVQRTLHIHGPENALDPIALRLFGVSLSEIKAGQTNRK; encoded by the coding sequence GTGAACCAAACCTTTCACGACGATCTGGAATTCCTGGAAAGGCACACGCCGATCGTTGTGCTGCAGCGCGATGAGGCCGCCGTTGCGATTGCGCCGGATTATCAAGGCCGCGTGATGACAAGCACCTTCGATCAAGACCAGGGGCCCAGTTTCGGCTGGATCAACCGAAAAGTGATTCAGGCGGGGCTGCTTTCCGATCCCCAGCGGAAGGGAAAACTGGAGGAGCACATCTATATCTTTGGCGGTGAAGAACGATTTTGGCTTGGCCCCGAAGGCGGCCAGTTTGCGCTGTTTTTCAAACCCGGCACAAAGTTCGAGTTTTCCGATTGGACCACGCCGCCGGCGATCGACACCGAACCCTTTGAATTGATCGCCAAATCGAATCACTCCGCCGAATTCAAACGTGACTGTGAATTGACCAACTACAGCGGCACCACGTTTTCAATGGGCATCGAACGGACCATCCGATTGCTGGACGAAGAAGCGATCGCCGATGCCTTGCAGTCACAGTCGGTCCCGAGTGACGTCCAGGTTGTCGCCTATGAAAGCGACAATCGGTTGACCAATCGCGGCGACCAGGCTTGGAAACCCGAGACGGGATTGCCGTCGATTTGGTTGCTGGGCATGTACAACCCCTCGCCGCAGACGACGGTTGTGATTCCGTTCAAATCCGGTCCCGAAGAAACGCTGGGGCCGAAAGTCAACGACACCTACTTTGGGAAGGTGCCGCCGGAGTACTTGACGGTCGAACAAGACGTGTTGTTCTTCAAGGGCGATGGCACACGGCGGGGCAAAATCGGGATCACGCCGGAACGATCCAAAGGAATCGCCGGCAGCTACGACGCGGACGGAAAGGTGCTGACGATCGTGACGTACAACGTCCAAGCAGCGCCCCAGGGATTCGTCAACTCGATGTGGGAACACCAAGCGGAACCGTATCAGGGCGATGTGATCAACTCCTACAACGACGGATCACCGGCGCCGGGCGAGCCGCCGCTGGGCCCCTTTTATGAACTCGAAACGTCCTCGCCGGCTGCGGCGCTTGCGCCCGGCGAGACGATGCGTCATGTTCAGCGGACGTTGCACATCCACGGTCCCGAGAACGCACTCGATCCGATCGCCTTGCGCTTGTTCGGCGTCAGCCTGAGTGAAATCAAGGCCGGCCAAACCAATCGCAAGTGA
- a CDS encoding DUF7133 domain-containing protein, whose protein sequence is MVRGGEEEYYRLIDVSVAKAATDSRSKNWKPAPDGLALEVGGLALLDDSRLAVAIRKGEVWILDGVYDDPPNNVTYKRFATALHEPLGLLYHQGDLYTTQRSELTRLRDVDGDDVADEYLTAAKGWGVTGHYHEYAYGPKLDGDGNLWITLNIGLGLKGDQLKRVVPNAALGYRQGRWRGWGMKLTPAGELVPVCAGMRSPSGLGTNAAGDMFYTDQQGNWVATNSLHHMRPGAFFHHAEALASMNEPGSTIHGVEQVPSGLPLPQALKQFKPLRPPAVWFPYKKMGQSTTDIMLDQSGGKFGPFDGQLFVGEFTQAGINRVFLEKVGGEYQGACFPFRLGFASAVLRMTQGNDGSVFVGLTNRGWSSLGRASYGLQRLVWTGKTPFEIKEMRAKPGGFELTYTQPVDPKSAGDVNSYRMVSYTYLYHSTYGSDEIQTKTPTIVAAEVSEDRKRVRLRVEGLRPYFVHELNAPGVRNASGQPLVHPEAYYTLNRIPEGQQTSTASQSN, encoded by the coding sequence ATGGTGCGGGGCGGTGAAGAAGAATACTACCGGCTGATTGACGTTTCGGTTGCCAAGGCGGCGACGGACTCGCGATCCAAGAATTGGAAACCCGCGCCCGATGGATTGGCACTGGAAGTCGGCGGGCTGGCGCTGCTGGACGATTCGCGGCTGGCCGTCGCGATTCGAAAAGGCGAGGTTTGGATTTTGGACGGTGTCTATGACGACCCGCCCAACAATGTGACGTACAAACGATTCGCCACCGCGCTGCACGAACCGCTCGGATTGCTCTATCACCAGGGCGACTTGTACACGACGCAGCGGAGCGAGTTGACGCGGCTTCGCGACGTCGATGGTGATGATGTGGCGGATGAATACTTGACCGCCGCGAAAGGTTGGGGCGTGACCGGACACTATCACGAATACGCCTACGGCCCCAAGCTGGACGGCGATGGCAATTTGTGGATCACCCTGAACATCGGGTTGGGACTCAAGGGCGACCAGCTGAAACGCGTCGTGCCTAACGCCGCACTAGGGTATCGACAAGGCCGCTGGCGCGGCTGGGGCATGAAGCTGACGCCGGCTGGCGAACTGGTGCCGGTTTGTGCCGGGATGCGATCCCCGTCCGGCTTGGGTACCAACGCCGCGGGAGACATGTTTTACACCGATCAGCAAGGCAATTGGGTGGCCACCAATTCGCTGCATCACATGCGACCGGGCGCCTTTTTTCATCACGCCGAAGCGCTCGCGTCGATGAACGAGCCGGGATCGACGATTCACGGAGTCGAACAGGTTCCCAGTGGTCTGCCGCTGCCACAGGCCCTCAAGCAATTCAAGCCCCTTCGACCACCCGCGGTTTGGTTCCCCTACAAAAAGATGGGACAATCGACGACCGACATCATGTTGGACCAAAGCGGCGGAAAGTTCGGACCGTTTGACGGCCAGTTGTTTGTCGGCGAATTCACGCAGGCCGGAATCAATCGCGTGTTTTTGGAAAAGGTCGGTGGCGAGTACCAGGGCGCCTGCTTCCCTTTTCGACTCGGGTTTGCCTCCGCGGTGTTGCGGATGACCCAAGGCAACGATGGCAGCGTGTTTGTGGGGTTGACCAATCGCGGTTGGAGCAGCTTGGGGCGTGCGAGCTACGGATTGCAGCGTCTGGTATGGACGGGGAAGACGCCGTTTGAAATCAAGGAGATGCGAGCCAAACCCGGTGGTTTCGAACTCACCTACACGCAACCGGTTGATCCCAAGTCGGCGGGCGACGTGAATTCCTATCGCATGGTCAGTTACACCTACCTGTACCATTCGACCTACGGCAGCGACGAGATTCAAACCAAGACGCCGACCATTGTGGCGGCCGAGGTTTCGGAGGATCGCAAACGCGTGCGTCTGAGGGTCGAGGGGCTGCGGCCCTACTTCGTTCACGAGTTGAACGCTCCGGGCGTACGCAACGCATCCGGACAACCGCTCGTGCATCCCGAAGCATACTACACCTTGAATCGAATCCCCGAGGGGCAGCAAACCTCCACCGCGTCCCAATCCAACTGA